GCCGAGCCAAGGCTACTCTGTCCTTTTTCTTTCTGCTATCGCTGAATTCCTCGGTGTGGCGGCTCATCATTCATCATTCATCATTCGACTAGGATTGTATCTCGTTTCTCCGGTATCCGCCCACGGTACGCTTCGGGGCGCGCTTCCGGTCCGACAGCAGCATCTCCGCAATCAAGAGAACCAGCGCCGGGAGCAGGAAAAATTCGAAACGCTCCTCGTATTGAGTAACGAACCGCGTCTCCAACAGTTTCTGCTGGCGGCGCTGTTCCATGTGCTCGTAAATTTTATTCAAGCCGAATTCCACAGAGCGTACGGGATAGTAAGCCCCGCCCGTGGTCAAGCAGATGTTTCGCAGCGATTCTTCGTCCAACTTGCTGGTGATGACGTTGCCGTTCTTATCTTCGACGTAGCCCTGCAGATCGCCTTTTTCGTCCCGGAGAGGAATCGGCTGCCCCATCGGATCGCCGATGCCGATGGCGTAGATGAGCACCCCTTCCTCCGCCGCCATCTCCGCCGCCTTCTTGGGGTCCTCCACCGTATCTTCTCCATCCGTAATCAGGATGACCACCCGAGATTCCCTATCGCCAGGCGGAAAAGAATCCAGCGATTTCTCGATCGCCTTGGAAATGGCCGTGCCGGGAACCGGGATCGAACCCACTTCCACTTCGTCCAGTAAAATTTTTGCGGCGGCGTAATCCAGCGTCAATGGACACTGGACGAAAGGCTCGCCCGAAAAGACAACCAACCCGATGCGGTTTCCTTTCATCTTGTCGATCAGGTTGGATATTTCGAATTTGGCCCGCGTCAGCCGGTTGGGCTTGATGTCTTCCGCCAACATGCTGCGGGATACGTCCAAGGCGATGATAATGTCATGGCCGCGCGACAGCAGCATTTGTTCCTTTTGGCCCCACATCGGGCGCGCTAAAGCGGCAAGCGAGAAGGCGAAAACGAAGAAAAGCAAGACGAGCTTCGACTTCTGATTCTTGCGGCTGACGCCTTCCATCAGCCGTTCGATCAATTCCAGATTCCCGAAGCGCCGCAGCGCCGATATCCTCCGCTTCCACGCCCAGCGCAGAAAGAAATAGAGCGGAATCAGCAATAACAATAAGTTTAATGTTTCGTACGAACCGAAGATCATGGCAGTTTTCGGAACCTTGTCTGCGATAGAATCATCTCAATCAACAAAAGGACCAGCGCTGGGATGAGGAAATAGGGAAACAATTCCAGGAAACGGCGATGGCCTTCGGAGAGAACCTTCGTTTTCTCCAGCGAATCGATCTCTTTGAAAATATCCAAAAATCCTTGCGTATCCGTAGCCCGGAAATATTTCCCCTGCGTCGTTTCCGCCATCTTGCGCAAGGAAACTTCGTCCACGCGCTCCGCATCGGGATAAGGAACCATGTGCTTGCCGAAGATGTCCTCCCGAATGATGAACGGCGTTCCCAGGCCGCCCACGCCGATCGAATAGATTTTCGCCCCCAGCGCCTTGGCCATTTCCGAGGCGGTGAAAGGATCGATCTGGCCCGCGTTGTTGGCCCCATCGGTGATGAGAACGATGATTTTGCTTTTCGCTTCCGTAAAGCGCAGCCGATTCAGCGCGGAGGCGATGGCGTTTCCGATCGCCGTGCTGCGCTCATCGATCATGCCGATATGGACGTCGTCGAGAAAATTCTTCACGATCCCGTAATCTACCGTCAGAGGGCATTGCAAAAACGCTTCCGACGCGAAGACGGTCATGCCGATGCGGTCGTTTCGCCGTCCGTCCACGAAGGTCTTGACGGCTTCCTTGGTCACTTCCAGGCGAGTACGCTTGTTTTGCACGTCCAGGTCGATGAAATTCATGCTGCCGGATACGTCCACAGTCAGCAGGATGTCCACGCCTTCCGTATAAATTTCGCTGCTCGTCAATTCCGCCTGCGGACGGGCGATGGAGAGAATGAAAAGGGTCAAAACCGCCAGCCGCAAGCCGAAGAGAAAATGGCGGATGGCGTGGGAGGCGGGGGGCCGCGTTCCTTGAACGCCGAAGACTTTCTTGATCCGGCTGATGTCGGAATAAAGCAGCGGCGCCGATCCCTTCCAATAAATATAGCGCCAGATCAGGAAGGGAACGAATGCAATCAACGATAAGTACCAGTAATAAGCGAAACGCATTTTGAACCAACAGCCCCTTTTATCTCTATCCCGGCGATGGGGATCAATGAAGATCGTCCCAATTCAAATAAGCGAATACGATCGGCGTCGCCAAAAATAGCATGACGGCGCCTAGCAATAGAAAACTCTCGAAACGAAAACCGTTCCACCATATCAACGCCAACCCGATGCAGGAAAAAACGGCGTCTTTGGCGATGTAGGAAACCGCGATGCGGTATCCAAAGCTCAATCCCCGCCCAAACCAAAAAAGGAAAAGCCCCAAGGCGGCCTGGACGATTCCCGTCCAGTCGCGAGAGGAGATGGCGGATGCGATTCCATTCAGAACGAGAAACAATGCGGCGGCTTGCGCCAGCGCTGCGCCGATCTTGACCTCCGCCGGAGTTTCCAAAGCGCCCCAGAAAGAGGAAAACAGAGACGGCGGGCGTTCGTCTTTCGGTTTTTCTTCCACTGGCCCGGCGGATTCTTCTCCTTCTTGCAACTTCGTCTGTTCGACGACGGCTTCGGCGTCTCGAATCAGCTTTTCCAATTCCTCCACAGGAGGTTCGTATTTGGCGAATTTGATTAAGTCGCATTCTTCAATGACGTCCTGAAACAAATCGAGAGCGGGTTTCTCCAAAGCGACGCCCCGGAGTTCGCGCAGGATTTCGCTAGTCGTAAAGTCCATCGCCAAAATGCTCCAACGCCGGTAAATGTAGAGGCGAACGATATCGCTTAGGATCGTAGAAAATTCCTTGCATTTCCCTTGTTCGATCAGTTCCTTGTTTTGGCGCAGTTTCCCCAGCGCCGCTAAAGCGCGCTCATGCGCCTGCCCCGGCGGGACATATTCCACAACCTCCCGCTTAGGATAAAGCTGACGCAGAAACCGCCAACAGAAAACGAGAATGAGAATGAGATCGAGCGCACCCAACGCGATCAGCGAGAGTAGCAGCATCCTTCCCGGCGTTTCGATGACTACCGGCGTCTTGATGTCCCGGATGTCGAGACCTTCCGACTCCTCCGGCGTCAGGCTGCGCACGTTGATCTTGATGGACGGCGTATCGATCTCGCCGATCCGGCCGTCTTCCGTTTTGAATCGGAACGCGAAGGAGGGAATGGTGAACTCGCCGGTGAAATAAGTGGAAATCACGTATTCGATGGAACGCCGTTTCTTGCCGTCGGCTAAAGTCTCTTCCTTGGCGGGATTGACTTCCTTAAGTTCGAACTGGCCGAGATTGAGCGCCTCGTTCCGCTCCAAAATCGAGACGGAGGGATCGTGAGTGATGGACACCGCCAGCCGGATATTGTCGCCGATGAGGATATCGTTGCGATCCACGCGGGCTTCCACGTCGGGCTTCAGCGAATCTTCAATTTGCGAAGAGGATGCAGATACAACCCTCGCAGCGGCGAAAGGCGCCGGCGAGATGGCGGAAGTGGAATCGATAGCTGGCGCCGCCGTAGCCGCCCATATCATGGTCATCGAATAAAAAATCGCTCCAGTCATCATTTTCCTATATATATGGGGATATTGCAGTCCTGTAGGGTAGGCTCAAAGCGAAGCGCAGCCCACCAATCTCTCTTTTCATCGTAGATAAGCGAATTCGCTATTTCTTCTCTTGCGGCTCCGTCTTCGATTCCTCGCTGGGAGCGGATGCGCCAAAAACCTGGTCATTGATCTTAACGTTCTCGGCTTTCAGCAATTCGTCCAAAAGTTGCTGCTGTCTCTCCTGTTCTTTCATGGAGCGTACGCGCGCCTCCACCTGAGATTTAACCTCTTCCAAAGGGCGCTGCCGTTCCGGCGTCTTTTGCGCGATGCGGAAGATGTGATAGCCGGACGGCCCTTTCATCGGCGCGCCGACGGCGCCTTCCTCCATCTCCAGCAACGCGCTGGCGATTTCCGGCGCCTTGCCCAAGCGGGGAACGCTATCCACGCCTTTGCGAACGTCGCCCAAAACGCCTCCCGCATCCTTCGTACTGTTATCGGTGGAAAACTCCTTGACCGCTTTTTCGAATTCCATTCCCTCGTCCAATTTTTTCTTCGCTTCGTCCGCTTTTTCCTGTGAATCGAGTTGGATATGCGCAATTTTCACGGTCAGTGGATCGATGTAATCTTCTTTGTGGGCTTGATAATAGAGATCGATGTCGCTGGGAGAAACGGCGACTTTTTCGCGCACTTCCTCCTCGTATATTTTCGAAGCCAAAAGGCTTTTTTCCATTTGCCGCAGTTGCTTGCGTACTTCCGCATCTTTGTTGTATTCCTTGCGCAGAGCTTTGTCGTAGAGCAAATCCTGAAAGATTTTGCTGCGCAGATATTCTTTCTTCTTTTCCGGCGACTCGTAATTCTTCCGCATATAGTCGGGCATCTGCGCGATTTCGCGTTCGATCTGATCGAGGGTGATCGTCTTCTCCCCGATTTGAGCAGCGACGGGGCCGGTTCCCGGCTTCTCTTCCGGTTCCAGATCAGTAACCTGTTGCAACTTTTTCTGAGCGTCGAAGCCGCGCTTAAGCGCTTCGTAGCATTTCACCATTCGCTTCTCCGCCGTTGGCGCCGCCTTGGTCTGCGGGTAGAGTTGGCTGATTTGCAGAAACGTTCCCAACGCTTTTTCGTATTGTTCCAGATTGTCCAGATAGATGTTCCCGATCGTGTAGAGAATATTCGCCCGTTGTTCGACGGGAATCTTGGCGACGTTCAAGTATTGTTGGTATTCGTCGATGGCTTGTTCGTAAAGTCCCTGGCTAGAATATGTCGCCGCCAACTCCCGCATCTTTTCCACGGGAATAGGAGAAGGAGCCTCTTTTCCTCCCATAGAAAAAAGCAGTAGAAAAACAATAAAAATCAATAAAACAAGGTTAAGCGCTGAAAAGACAATATCACGCATTATTCAAACTCCAAAATTCGAACTGTCTCTGGTGGGCT
This window of the Candidatus Omnitrophota bacterium genome carries:
- a CDS encoding VWA domain-containing protein, producing the protein MIFGSYETLNLLLLLIPLYFFLRWAWKRRISALRRFGNLELIERLMEGVSRKNQKSKLVLLFFVFAFSLAALARPMWGQKEQMLLSRGHDIIIALDVSRSMLAEDIKPNRLTRAKFEISNLIDKMKGNRIGLVVFSGEPFVQCPLTLDYAAAKILLDEVEVGSIPVPGTAISKAIEKSLDSFPPGDRESRVVILITDGEDTVEDPKKAAEMAAEEGVLIYAIGIGDPMGQPIPLRDEKGDLQGYVEDKNGNVITSKLDEESLRNICLTTGGAYYPVRSVEFGLNKIYEHMEQRRQQKLLETRFVTQYEERFEFFLLPALVLLIAEMLLSDRKRAPKRTVGGYRRNEIQS
- a CDS encoding VWA domain-containing protein — translated: MRFAYYWYLSLIAFVPFLIWRYIYWKGSAPLLYSDISRIKKVFGVQGTRPPASHAIRHFLFGLRLAVLTLFILSIARPQAELTSSEIYTEGVDILLTVDVSGSMNFIDLDVQNKRTRLEVTKEAVKTFVDGRRNDRIGMTVFASEAFLQCPLTVDYGIVKNFLDDVHIGMIDERSTAIGNAIASALNRLRFTEAKSKIIVLITDGANNAGQIDPFTASEMAKALGAKIYSIGVGGLGTPFIIREDIFGKHMVPYPDAERVDEVSLRKMAETTQGKYFRATDTQGFLDIFKEIDSLEKTKVLSEGHRRFLELFPYFLIPALVLLLIEMILSQTRFRKLP
- a CDS encoding BatD family protein, yielding MTMIWAATAAPAIDSTSAISPAPFAAARVVSASSSQIEDSLKPDVEARVDRNDILIGDNIRLAVSITHDPSVSILERNEALNLGQFELKEVNPAKEETLADGKKRRSIEYVISTYFTGEFTIPSFAFRFKTEDGRIGEIDTPSIKINVRSLTPEESEGLDIRDIKTPVVIETPGRMLLLSLIALGALDLILILVFCWRFLRQLYPKREVVEYVPPGQAHERALAALGKLRQNKELIEQGKCKEFSTILSDIVRLYIYRRWSILAMDFTTSEILRELRGVALEKPALDLFQDVIEECDLIKFAKYEPPVEELEKLIRDAEAVVEQTKLQEGEESAGPVEEKPKDERPPSLFSSFWGALETPAEVKIGAALAQAAALFLVLNGIASAISSRDWTGIVQAALGLFLFWFGRGLSFGYRIAVSYIAKDAVFSCIGLALIWWNGFRFESFLLLGAVMLFLATPIVFAYLNWDDLH
- a CDS encoding peptidyl-prolyl cis-trans isomerase, giving the protein MRDIVFSALNLVLLIFIVFLLLFSMGGKEAPSPIPVEKMRELAATYSSQGLYEQAIDEYQQYLNVAKIPVEQRANILYTIGNIYLDNLEQYEKALGTFLQISQLYPQTKAAPTAEKRMVKCYEALKRGFDAQKKLQQVTDLEPEEKPGTGPVAAQIGEKTITLDQIEREIAQMPDYMRKNYESPEKKKEYLRSKIFQDLLYDKALRKEYNKDAEVRKQLRQMEKSLLASKIYEEEVREKVAVSPSDIDLYYQAHKEDYIDPLTVKIAHIQLDSQEKADEAKKKLDEGMEFEKAVKEFSTDNSTKDAGGVLGDVRKGVDSVPRLGKAPEIASALLEMEEGAVGAPMKGPSGYHIFRIAQKTPERQRPLEEVKSQVEARVRSMKEQERQQQLLDELLKAENVKINDQVFGASAPSEESKTEPQEKK